The genomic region ttataaatcttttaattatcattgtgtctgtaatcacatattcaaaattgcttccttctggtaacctcagcctgcttcccaatttgtccttcaagtaagttttcagttggtggtatgcaaacattgtaccgtgagttataccatatttgtacttcatttgttcaaaagataataatttatttcccgaaaaacaattttctattcttttgatctcttttctctcccattctctaaagaaaaggttggAGTGTCATTAAGGGCTTCTGGCCAATAagcgatgtcataattgtagttgGAGAGCTCGATGCTCTACCAAGCAATttcatcatttttgattttgcctctcttgacattattaaagaGAAATGCgacagagcactggtcagtgaagaggttaaatttcctaccagccaggtagtgtctccagtgcctcatggtttctacaatggcttgatccTCCTTTTCCACAGTGGGTTTTGGGAACTTGTGGACTTTGCAATATCTGAGAATAAAAATGCAACCAGTCTTCCCACCTGGTTGAAGGTAGAAGCTAGGgccacatctgaagcatcactttccacctggaaaggtgaaTGAGAATTCACCGCATTCATGGCAGGTTTCGCAATGCAGTTTCAGAGGTacttaaaagccatttgggctttggCTGAGAGGGGAAAAGAAGTTGCTTTTAAGAGAGGTTGAatcttatcagcatattgagggatccactgggcataatatgagaaaaaccccaaggatctcctcaaagccttcatggtcctGGGAACAGGGAGTTCTAACAGGGGGGGCATCCTATCGGGGTTGGGGTCAATGATGGCATTCTCCACCCAggcatttagtcctgaacacacacttactagagttataagtgaggttcaggtaTTTCACTGCGTGGAGAAATCTCTGAAGGTTGGCATCGTGGCCTTCCAgcgtatggccacagatggtgatggtattgaggtaggggaagaaTGTCTTTTACTCAGACTCAttgaccattctgtccatctgcctctggaagatataaACCTCattagtgatactgaaagggacGCTCTGGAATTGATAAagatgaccattagcctcaaatgcggtatatggacggtcctcagaatggattggcaattGGTGATAAGCAGTTtccaggtcgatggtcgaatagactcaatattgtgcaatatcattcaccatgtatgcAATTCGAGGGAGggagtatgcgtccaggagtgtgtacagattaatagtttggctttgGTCAATTACTCGCCTGGACTtgctttccccttttaccacgaCCACTTGTGCTCTTCATGGGctagtgctaggttcgatgaaTCCTTCATTGAggagacattgtgtctcagactttctGAAATTTCGATCTGTTATGCTGTACCTTCTGCTTTTGGTAAAAttaggtttgcagtctggggacagattcgggaagagaggtgggggggtctATCTTCAGTGTGGAGAgcctgcatgtgggttctgattttagaggccctctgttctgaaccattatgaggggaggggaccagaatactgcaaggtcatgcttttaaagtgacactggaagtccagacccaacagcactgCAGCATACAATTCATTAACTACATACAGGCGTATTTTACAAAATTCCTCCCCTTCAAACGACatatgtactatacaatgtttttGTATACAGATATCATGCGAATgtgaactacactttgcagacgatgccgctttagttgcctattcagagccagctcttcagcacttgacgtcctgttttgcggaaagtgccaaaatgtttggcctggaagtcagcctgaagaaaactgaggtcctccatcagccagctccccaccatgactaacagcccccccacatctccatcgggcacacaaaactcaaaacggtcaaccagtttacctatctcggctgcaccatttcatcggatgcatggatcgacaacgagatagacaacagactcgccacggcaaatagcgcctttggaagactgcacaaatgagtctggaaaaacaaccaactgaaaaacctcacaaagattagcgtattcagagccgttgtcataccacactcctgttcgcctccgaatcatgggacctctaccggcaacacctacggctcctagaacgctcccaccaacgttgtctccactccatcctcaacattcattggagcgacttcatcaccatcatcaaagtactcgagatggcagaggccgacagcatcgaatccacgctgctgaagatcaaactgcgctgggtaggtcacgtctccagaatggaggaccatcgccttcccaagatcgtgttatatggcgagctctccactggccaccgagacagaggtgcaccaaagtagaggtacaaggactgcctaaagaaatctcttggtgcctgccacattgaccaccaccagtgggctgatatcgcctcaaaccgtgcatcttggcacctcacagttcggcggtcagcaacctcctttgaagaagactgcagagaccacctcactgacaaaagacaaaggaggaaaaacccaacacccaaccccaaccaaccaattttcccttgcaaccgctgcaaccgtgtctgcctgtcccgcatcggacttgtcagccacaaacgagcctgcagctgacgtggacatttaccccctccattaatcttcgtccgcgaagccaagccaaagtcagCATGCGAATGAAACACAAGGAAGGATACACCTTATggttgtattcttgcacagtctgtgagtctatgaagctttcagtagagcctgtgttgattaggcatttagtggagacTCTGTTTATCTTAACAGTCACCATGGAGTTGCTaaactggtgaggtctgtcccgATCTAGAACCATTAAGGCTAGGACTTTGGAGACTCTgtgctcctcactcgagtggtccCCATCATCCTTGGTTGCCTGCGGGTAAGATGGAGTCAACCTGATGATGTCACAAaatggctgccctccttcctcctctgatgataaTGGCGCTGTTAGAATTTgtgtcatggcaagatggccaccggactttttcattttgtttctttGCAGCCACTCCCCTTCGGTGTGTAGCGCAGCAAGTGTGTTCAGGTAAATTTGGGGTTGACATCTTGGGGCTGAAATTGGATCCGGGAGGGGTTCAGGCTGTGTACTTCCCTTGGCTTTTCCTTGTGTGGCTAACCCTCGTCCTGTATCCTTTCTTGCCATAGCTGGAGAAAAAGGTGACTTTAGCCGGGCAATGAGATCAGGGGTGCTGGCAGCCGTTATGGCTGGGATAGTGGGAGTAGCCGGACCTTGAAAGGAATCACCTGGGGGAAGCAAGCTCACTAGCTTCGAGGTCgtcattctcaagcttggccAGTTTCAGcacttggccagttcaacgtgagtagccaggtccttcttacctgacttgagcagtcgctgcctcatataCCTCGAGCTGAGCGCCCCGACTAGAGTGTTCCGGATTTGTTCTTCCACACAAGCATGGCCTGGactattttgatactaaatcaaaccactgcaaaattatgaaacaatgacaGAAACAGCCTTACTAAGAATATCcggatcttgtaaagatgaataaccccaagatgtacagtacatgcccctatacctgaataaccttgtaaaccagcttgtaaagatgtaggctataacccccacagcgacctagcctagtaaagatcaacttaaactaacctaactttggggttattcatctttacaagacccGAATATCCTCCCCAATTCCATCTACGATTGCTAACGTTGTCAGAAATTCTACGCTAGGGCCTAGACTATTTATGTTCAGGCTTACTGCTTAAGCCTAGGCTATAGGCTAGACCCTAGGCTAGCATGACGCTGtctcaatctcatattaaagtacaAGTTCTCTTATTGATTAGCCTTTTGCCtgttttgatcttgataataGTAAGAGATGCTTCATCAGCTCCGGAATACATCGATCTTACTGGGTCAAATGAACACGAAATATGACATTTTTGGCAAGGGAGACAAAGGAGGCCTATAGCCAGTAGTTTAATTGAAGACATAattcctaaaaatatttcactgagataatatGATCAATTAATGGCAATAACTTCACGAGTTCACTGACAAGtccctcagtttataaggccTTTAGTATTATTATTTTACCAGTTTAAACAAAGTCCATAACAGTGTTCTCTGCTCAGGGTCTGGGCTCAAACACGTGGGTGGGGCCCCCTTGATGCACAgggcccaatttgatcaaattggtcaaATAGGCTTAAAACTAGCCCTGCCTAGAATATGACTTGCTATGCAGACGGCCAAACAATTAGAAAGTCCTATGTGTTCAACCTTaatctatttgtatgtttttttcTGGGCTCACCAACTTTGGGAGAGGCAGTAGAAAGGTGGAGAACAATAAACAGGGTAGGATATTGTAAGATGTGGAAGGGTTCAGATGGGCATGCCAATCCCTGAAAGTTAATAATCAGGTTCCAAAATTAATTATTGCAAGATGAAAATAAATAATGACTGCAGATgcctgaaatctgaaatacagaaacagaaactgctggaaattaTCAACAAGTTTGGCCACATCTTTGAAAAGGGAAAAAGATCTTGTGGTTCTGATTCAAGAAGCTTTTTAAGAAACAAGAAAACAAGTCTGATGAATTTGACAATCCGGCATCAATTTACAACATCTTTCCTCAGACCAGGccagaaaaaaattgtttcaaaatcttttctttacaccaagatgtcCACGCAAAAGTGTACTGTGGGCAAGATTTAAAATTTCATGCCATtaatttctaggaacaaccacctgatgaatcacaaACCCctctcttcattagcaggaatatcaagaggtctccattttctcatcaacaattctCCATTCAAGTAaaatccacaagccatttctttaatctctggTTCACTTACTTCTTTGTCCCTTATGTCAACAAGATCTGTATCTATTTCCTGTTGTTGAATTAACTCtatccttgacaaagagaaattcttactctcacaattaccctgctctttcaaaactatttcagaaccactgggcaagtctctatcaactggatcttcttcagctcTCATAATTTTCCTGccaaagaccttgttacagcacatgctgGATATATTTCACAATACTCTTtaacctcatccttactaggctgatttgttaatctcaaaactgacccaactttatcctctcccAAATCATTCCCTGCATGGGGGTCCTACTACAACAGGtgctttgactaattctgaatttagcagaaatgttaattttaattttaatattgtgaagagatattgactctacctcacctccaacacctttaatcaaagttgtctcccctgggTCAGTcctttgatcaagagttaaaacactttccaacaacagtgactgagcagccccagtatctctaagaattttaactggaacctgcgattctccctcctttacttaaaccaagccctctgacacaaaaggtttgaaaacatccatgacatccttaccaggtttggaacatctgtttgaatacatgcttctggcaaaacctccttttctcatctctttttgaatactagacaattcgcaataacatgaccagatttcttacaaaaatgacatacaaatccagaaattctgtcctttcccaccttcatcttttctcttaacattctccccagacttaatttcaggtttactattctgctccacattaaccttctgaacaggcttattgaaccgttccacattaactctctgaaactGTTTAATATTCTGAAatatatttttgtgaattagggCAAATTCGTCCACTAATCTAGCAATTTTCTGCCatgtccccacatctctctcatccagaTATAATTTAACCTCATTTGGAATACAccctttaatttcctcaattaaaatcaattttctcAATGTCAGAATCATTATTTATACCTTTTGAGgcgcaccaatggtcaaaacatacagattttcttcagagcaaaatccatataagattgattccatgttttcaccaaattcCTAAAtttctctttcctcttccaccttccatttttctctttcttcttcttccaccctcaatttctccaattccaattgcaactcaacagatctatcctctggaacaTTTTcaaagtctttctcaacaaactttccctcacctatataatatttcactataatcctctatatttgtattttcctcatccaatgcttgacttcagtcagttttaaagccttagaaataaccatcagctcattttttctcttgctttgcagttctgcaggtgatggttgtgacaaaaatgtatcaacctccattgctgctgtttttccacacacaagcattaaattagcttggaaaaaaaaacaatttaatgaataaatcacaaaaactccaattttcaatctgaaAGGACGAGGCCCCATAAAATATTattagcccagaggaccccaaaacccagcagcaatagatattcctccaagacaaatagttacttaaacaaaagttgctttcaattatctttaaacatgaaaacagaatcatactttaacttcacaaacctaacttaacccacttttaattctaagcacacgtgtatgtaaaaTGTATGTACATTCAGAAAATTCTTTTGATGCACAgtcctcattcctccaagttcactggttggagtcaattcttatactatgcacagaattgaacatatataaagttcaccagcctttggtgcttgaaaggtgaattgTCTGCTCAgaatggttcttgttggttttcacagAGATATTAGTTTTACgatggacagtttctttctgaTGAAACATGctcccttcaaggttctccaggtgataacctctttctttcaggtcaccacagagtgcctttatGTTTCTCCtcttccaagtaaaacattagatagtgttaggtctgctttgttcatgaatgagtgagacaaacaccagactgagtcgaaatcagggttctttgttctttattaccggattgtaacacttgcaactaaccatgttagtcggagaatgcattctgccgttatcagcaaaatggtgattttttatacccttggatacgtgcttagaacatcatcatatcattacttgtccaatgactaaaactgttgctatcctttccctgctagcttcctgcctctcaatccatcaatgtctctcttatcttgtaagtacaaggatgcattcacatcttgttacagccctgtacagggtaactccttacacattcccatctcatgatgttttaccttacaatagccagacctctcctcttgcatgaaccacaagggtgttgaccaggctgaatcaagtACTTGCAGCCTGTCTTCCACATGTGTTTTccgcaagcttgccagcttgttctataCCAGTTCCAACTGCTGTTGCTGGcagtaacactgtagaagtgacctctctctctgtgagagaaagcctgtttaagtctctctgcttgcaaaaccacatgaccatctttgAACAGCTCCAgataatctgcggctccaacataatctttcatctgttgcctttttgtaaacaacaatccattagtgaagtctcttggacactctccaaagctcttgcaaaagcattGGAGCCTATATGTCGAGCATTATCAGAGCTCTAGCATTTCAAATAATATctttttttaagtgtttgtatgtaacctattcgaagaaacctttcccaatttatctcccaaaaacatatccatatactATGTCACACTGCCGACTGCACACATTATCAAGACACATGGCACAAACTTGGAGTCGGATATTGACTTGGAAATTGGAGCTTGATTCTAATTTAAATTACACAAGTGAATTGGAGTTTATCAAGATTTGTTGTTTGAGAGTTACATAACTCAATGGAGTTTTATGTAATTCTGTAATTTGTAAAAATCTGTCAATTTAACTTTATCACTCATTGTGTAGTCTCATATCCTTAATCACTCTGAACTATTTAGTATTGAATTAAATTCTTGTATGCAATTGAACAGTAtgacttggaaaaatgttcaattAATGATCCACTTCCAACAATGATGGCTTTTCTCTTGCTAGAGTTCTTGGAATTCCAGACGTGTGCTCCATATGTGTCTGAGAAAGTCCGCTCTATATCCTCCTTTTTCCAGGGAGCATTGTACCTCATCCAATTTGGATGTGGGATTGGGTAGAACCGATTTGTGGTCCATAAAGAGATGCCATTACATTCTTTGCCACTGAAGATGCCTAAATTTTCAATCCTGCACCATTTTTTCACCATTCGGGTAATCAGTCGAGGACCTTGTTGACCCCAAATATCTCCAATGTAGTTGGCCACAAAATCTAACATGCAATTCCACATGAATGGATGGTGCAGACTAAGGAAGCCCAAGGCCCCATTGCTGACTGATCTCCTGCTTTCTGGGCATAGAAAGTTAGCAATTGGCAAAGGCCTCAATGATATTATGTCAGTGTCCAGGTAGGTGCCTCCATACTTCCAGATCAATGCTAACCTACAGGCATCAGAAAACACCCGGATCCAATATTTCTCCTTCTCTGGATTTACCTGTGTGGCATTGGAGAAAGATATGTTTATTTCATTGTATTAATTTACATtgaaccataagacataggacagaaattggctattcagcccatcaagcctgccttccaatttaatcatgagttgatccattttcccactcaaccccacttcccggccatctccccataacttttgatgacctggctaaacaagaaccaaTCAAACTCTGGCTTAAATACACCAATGACTGGACATCCACTACTGCGTGTGGCACAGATTCCATAGATTTTCCATCATTCGGCTGAAAAAAGTCCAACACATCTCTGTACTAAGTGGAAGCCCTTTAATCCTAAACTTGTCcgagactttcccaccatgggtaacaacctttctgcatctaccttgtccatgcctttcaacattcaaaatgtttcaattggaTCCCTCCTTTTCCTGCTAAATtcaaatgaatacaggccaagagctgtcaaacgctcctcatatgacaaCCCCTTCATTCTTGGAATAATCCCAGTGAACTTCCTTTGAACACTCTCCTAATTTCTCATAGATTCTTAAACGAGgggcccacaatactccaaataaggtctcaccagtgccctgtagTGCTTCAACAACACAtcgtatttgccttcttcaccactctctcAACCTGAAAATTTATCTTCAGGCTGTCCTTCACTAGGAGTCCCAAGTCCCTTGGCATCTgggtatttcaatttcagccttggGTGCTGTACCACAAACTTGTTATGTCAGGAATCACTCGGCTGGATCTTCACTGCACTCCATTTATCACAACTATATTCTGCCTTCTATAGGATATAGACCCATTCACAGCTTTGATGATCCACAGGCACAATGATCAAATTGTttacaagaagaatttggaaggTACATAGAGAGAAGCCACAGAGGTCatgaaacaaaagtctgcagacaccctgATTGTGATAAAACAGAGAAAAACTGAAGGAATACAGCAGGTTTTTCAGTGTCTAAAGGAGGAAAAGgtatataatcaacatttcg from Narcine bancroftii isolate sNarBan1 chromosome 9, sNarBan1.hap1, whole genome shotgun sequence harbors:
- the LOC138742965 gene encoding alpha-1,4-N-acetylglucosaminyltransferase-like; its protein translation is MNSMIKGWLIVFIIGVCGLLYLNWKMSNIQLIERSNSRISSMKEKATTNVSTPTMESRILFVETTDNMEPTPLAVCAVESAAHQNPDKQIYYFMKGFSGNLSQYPLPEYRGIHLLSSLENVVILPLNAMELLEGTPIKSWYLKVNPEKEKYWIRVFSDACRLALIWKYGGTYLDTDIISLRPLPIANFLCPESRRSVSNGALGFLSLHHPFMWNCMLDFVANYIGDIWGQQGPRLITRMVKKWCRIENLGIFSGKECNGISLWTTNRFYPIPHPNWMRYNAPWKKEDIERTFSDTYGAHVWNSKNSSKRKAIIVGSGSLIEHFSKSYCSIAYKNLIQY